A DNA window from Vigna angularis cultivar LongXiaoDou No.4 chromosome 1, ASM1680809v1, whole genome shotgun sequence contains the following coding sequences:
- the LOC108346250 gene encoding uncharacterized protein LOC108346250, translated as MAQSSMDEISDTGAFVRSASTFRNWISSDPNSPFPPESGRYHLYVSYACPWASRCLAYLNIKGLNKAISFSSVKPIFERTKESDEYKGWVFPDSETEVPGAEPDRLNGAKSIRELYEIASANYTGKYTVPVLWDKKLKTIVNNESSEIIRMFNTEFNNIAENPSVDLYPADLKALIDETNEWIYDSINNGVYKCGFAKKQEPHNEASRQLFEALDKCENLLSKQRYICGYTLTEADIRLFVTLIRFDEVYAVHFKCNKKLLHEYPNLFNYTKDIFQIPGISSTVNMQHIKLHYYGSHPSINPFGIVPVGPNIDYSAPHDRERFSA; from the exons ATGGCACAATCTTCGATGGATGAGATATCAGACACCGGAGCATTTGTGAGATCTGCTTCCACTTTCAGAAACTGGATTTCAAGTGACCCGAATTCGCCATTTCCACCGGAATCAGGGAGGTATCATCTCTATGTATCATATGCTTGCCCTTGGGCTTCCAGGTGCCTTGCTTACTTGAATATCAAAGGACTTAACAAAGCCATCAGTTTCTCG TCAGTCAAACCCATATTTGAAAGAACTAAAGAATCAGATGAGTATAAGGGGTGGGTTTTTCCTGATTCAGAAACAGAGGTCCCTGGAGCTGAACCTGATAGGTTGAATGGAGCAAAGAGTATTAGGGAGCTTTATGAAATTGCAAGTGCTAACTACACTGGAAAGTACACAGTTCCT GTGTTGTGGGATAAGAAACTCAAGACAATTGTTAACAACGAGAGCTCAGAGATAATCCGCATGTTTAATACTGAATTCAACAATATTGCAGAAAACCCCTCTGTTGACTTGTATCCCGCTGATTTAAAAGCCCTTATTGATGAAACCAATGAGTGGATATACGATAGTATAAATAATGGTGTTTACAAGTGTGGTTTTGCAAAGAAGCAAGAACCACACAATGAG GCTTCAAGACAATTGTTTGAAGCTCTGGACAAATGTGAGAATCTATTAAGTAAGCAACGCTATATATGTGGCTACACACTCACTGAAGCAGACATTCGATTGTTTGTCACTCTTATCAGATTTGATGAG GTTTATGCAGTTCACTTCAAGTGCAACAAGAAGCTGCTGCACGAATACCCAAATCTTTTCAATTACACTAAAGACATTTTCCAAATTCCTGGCATTAGTAGCACTGTGAACATGCAACATATCAAGTTACATTACTATGGAAGTCATCCTTCTATCAATCCATTTGGTATTGTTCCTGTTGGGCCAAATATTGATTATTCTGCTCCTCATGACAGAGAAAGGTTTTCTGCATAG